Genomic segment of Pseudomonas sp. DY-1:
TCGAGTGCCCAGATGAGCGACATTCCCTACATCTTCGATACCACCGGTGCCGATTTCGACCAGGCGGTGATCCAGAACTCCTTCCACAAGCCCGTGCTGGTGGATTTCTGGGCTGACTGGTGCGCGCCCTGCAAGGCGCTGATGCCACTACTGGCACAGATCGCCGAGTCCTACCAGGGTGAACTGCTGCTGGCCAAAGTGAACTGCGATATCGAGCAGGACATCGTGATGCGCTTCGGCATCCGCAGCCTGCCCACCGTGGTGCTGTTCAAGGACGGCCAGCCGGTGGACGGCTTTGCCGGCGCCCAGCCGGAATCGGCTATCCGCGCCATGCTCGAACCCCACGTACAGATCCCGGCCACGCCGCAGGGCAACCTGCTGGACGCTGCCCAGGCCTCGTTCAGCGAAGGCCGCATCAGCGAAGCCGAGAATCTGCTCAAGCAACTGCTCACCGAAGACAACACCAATGCCGCCGGCCTGATCCTCTATGCCCGCTGCCTGGCCGAACGCGGTGAACTGGGTGAAGCGGAAACCGTGCTCAATGCCGTGAAGAGCGACGAGCACAAGCAATCACTCGCGGGCGCCCGCGCCCAACTGACATTCCTGCGCCAGGCAGCCGACCTGCCTGAAGTGGCCGACCTGAAGTCGC
This window contains:
- the trxA gene encoding thioredoxin; the encoded protein is MSDIPYIFDTTGADFDQAVIQNSFHKPVLVDFWADWCAPCKALMPLLAQIAESYQGELLLAKVNCDIEQDIVMRFGIRSLPTVVLFKDGQPVDGFAGAQPESAIRAMLEPHVQIPATPQGNLLDAAQASFSEGRISEAENLLKQLLTEDNTNAAGLILYARCLAERGELGEAETVLNAVKSDEHKQSLAGARAQLTFLRQAADLPEVADLKSRLAQDAGDDEAVYQLAVQQLSRQQYEPALDSLLKLFVRNRGFENGLPHKTLLQVFDLLGNDHPLVTTYRRKLYNAIY